From Budorcas taxicolor isolate Tak-1 chromosome 19, Takin1.1, whole genome shotgun sequence, the proteins below share one genomic window:
- the LOC128064386 gene encoding keratin, type I microfibrillar 48 kDa, component 8C-1 produces the protein MSYNFCLPNLSFRSSCSSRPCVPSSCCGTTLPGACNIPANVGSCNWFCEGSFNGNEKETMQFLNDRLASYLEKVRQLERENAELESRILERSQQQEPLVCPNYQSYFRTIEELQQKILCAKSENARLVVQIDNAKLAADDFRTKYETELGLRQLVESDINGLRRILDELTLCKSDLEAQVESLKEELICLKSNHEEEVNTLRSQLGDRLNVEVDAAPTVDLNRVLNETRAQYEALVETNRRDVEEWYIRQTEELNKQVVSSSEQLQSCQTEIIELRRTVNALEVELQAQHNLRDSLENTLTETEARYSCQLNQVQSLIGNVESQLAEIRSDLERQNQEYQVLLDVRARLECEINTYRGLLDSEDCKLPCNPCATTNACGKTITPCISGPCAPAAPCTPCVPRSRCGPCNSYVR, from the exons ATGTCTTACAACTTCTGCCTGCCCAACCTGAGCTTCCGCTCCAGCTGCTCCTCCCGGCCCTGTGTGCCCTCCAGCTGCTGTGGCACCACCCTGCCCGGGGCCTGCAACATCCCCGCCAACGTGGGCAGCTGCAACTGGTTCTGCGAGGGCTCCTTCAATGGCAACGAGAAGGAGACCATGCAGTTCCTGAACGACCGGCTGGCCAGCTACCTGGAGAAGGTGCGGCAGCTGGAGCGGGAGAACGCGGAGCTGGAGAGCCGCATCCTGGAGCGCAGCCAGCAGCAGGAGCCCCTCGTGTGTCCCAACTACCAGTCCTACTTCCGGACCATCGAGGAGCTCCAGCAGAAG ATCCTGTGTGCCAAGTCAGAGAATGCCAGACTGGTGGTGCAGATCGATAATGCCAAGCTGGCCGCAGATGACTTTAGGACCAA GTATGAGACGGAGCTGGGCTTGCGGCAGCTGGTGGAGTCGGACATCAACGGCCTGCGTAGGATCCTGGATGAGCTGACCCTGTGTAAGTCCGACCTGGAGGCCCAGGTGGAGTCCCTGAAAGAGGAGCTGATCTGCCTCAAGAGCAACCATGAAGAG GAAGTCAACACCCTGCGGAGCCAGCTGGGAGATCGCCTCAATGTGGAGGTGGATGCCGCCCCCACTGTGGACCTCAACCGTGTGCTCAATGAGACCAGGGCTCAATATGAGGCCTTGGTGGAGACGAACCGCAGAGACGTGGAGGAATGGTACATCAGGCAG ACTGAGGAGCTGAACAAGCAGGTGGTGTCCAGCTCAGAGCAGCTGCAGTCCTGCCAGACAGAGATCATTGAGCTGAGACGCACGGTCAATGCTCTGGAGGTGGAGCTTCAGGCGCAGCACAACCTG agagACTCCCTGGAGAACACCCTGACGGAGACGGAGGCTCGCTACAGCTGCCAGCTGAACCAGGTGCAGAGCCTGATTGGCAACGTGGAGTCACAGCTGGCGGAGATCAGGAGTGACCTGGAGCGGCAGAACCAGGAGTACCAGGTGCTCCTGGACGTGCGGGCCCGGCTGGAGTGTGAGATCAACACGTACCGGGGGCTGCTGGACAGCGAGGACTGCAA gctGCCCTGCAATCCCTGTGCCACGACCAATGCATGCGGCAAGACCATCACACCCTGCATCTCTGGTCCCTGTGCTCCTGCTGCCCCCTGCACGCCCTGTGTCCCCCGCTCCCGCTGTGGGCCTTGCAACTCCTACGTGCGCTAG